Part of the Acanthopagrus latus isolate v.2019 unplaced genomic scaffold, fAcaLat1.1, whole genome shotgun sequence genome, tctctctctctctctgctcctcctctcctgctcctctcctcctcctcctctctctctctctctctctctctctgctcctcctctcctgctcctctcctcctcctcctccctctctctctctctctctctctgctcctcctctcctgctcctctcctcctcctcctctctctctctctctctctctctgctcctcctcttctgctcctctcctactcctcctcctctctctctctctctgctcctcctcttctgcccctctcctactcctcctcctcctcctcctcctcctcagcggCCGGCAGCAGGTGAAGAAGCCTCTGAACGCTTTCATGCTCTACATGAAGGAGACGAGACACAAAGTGCTGCAGGAGggacgagagagggagagcgccGCCATCAACCGCATCCTGGGACGCAGGGTGAGGGAGCgagctgatgtcactgtgatgtcactgtgacgtcactgtgatgtcactgtggcGTGGCAGCTACAGATATATCAAAAATAAGtgctgaggtggaaaaacaaacataaaactagATTGTTTCCATATTTAGGGCTTTAAAAACTGTGGAGGGCATATAGGCTCAATTTAATGATGagttctgtgttttggactgaaCATGTGACTGAAGTGGATCCAGAGGGCGGTTCTTGTTGGAGTGTGAAGTTCTGCCGACACATCTGGAAtcttgacgtgtgtgtgtgtgtgtgtgtttcagtggcaCGCTCTGTCGCACTCAGAACAGTCCAAATACTACGAGCTGgcccagaaggagaggctgcttCACATGCAGCTCTACCCCGGCTGGTCCGCCAGGGACAACTACGTACGTACTGCtcatgtgtactgtgtgtacatactgtgtgtacatactgtgtgtactttgtgctgtgtgtttgagacagcctcactttcttcttctcttactttgcaggggaagaggaagaggaagaggagccagCAGCACACAGGAAGTAGCCCCAGGTCAGCTaacagaatacaaaataaaagtactttgAAATCAGATATTTTTGTAATCAAGTTAATATTCTAACACtgtatatttacttttactcgagtacgTGTTTTTAGGTTCCTCTAGTTCTACTGTGCTGATGTGCTGTGACactttcccatcatgcaccactctgacctctgacttgAAGTGTCCCTGAAATGATCtggtgtggttttttttttctttcctgcagcTGGACTCTGAGTGCTGCATGAGAGCCCTGAAGAGacaacattacacacacacacacacacacacacacacacacacacacacacacacacacacacacagtgatgaaacTGTAGTTTGGTGtaaatctttctttcttgtttcacttttgtattaaattaatatttttttgtgtccaaCTCATTAGGAGACGTtgtggaaaacatgtttgttgctcattaaagaaaaatgtatatttctgtgtgttaaatgtgaataaaagaagACAAACCGGCTTCGACTTCCATTCACTGTGTCCCACTGAACGCAACATcttgctagcagctctgtgtggcTCTGCTTGGagcaaaatgctaatgttagcatgcaatCATGCTAAAAATGTCCATATTCACCTTGTTagtttagcgtgttagcatgctgacatttgtTAATTAGCAGTATATGATTGAACTGATGATGGTGCAGCAACAAAGTGGAACATTTCTGTGCACAATATTATGCCAATCCATTTTCGCCATTAGCTTAGCCAGCAGCACATCAATCATCACCAGCTCTagactgaaaaataaagcttttattatcaAAGCAAACATGTAATCTGTTTAACCACATACAGTAACATATTAATACAAGTAACTGGAGCTTTGTGGAACAATGATTATCTGATGGGTTCACTCATTGATTTTACATCATGGTAAAGAACGACATACATTAAgaagacaacagaaaaacaaacctgtgaGCTCAGTGTCTCAATACTTTACACAATCTGACTTGAAAATATAACTTAAACAAtcaaatacagaaacaacaatACTCATTAAATACACCCGTCAACTGTCACACTGATGACAAATGAAGTTAGCACCTGGAATGTTACGTCACGTAGCTAGCTGCCCTGAAAAAGACACATTGGTCAACACCTCGTCTTGGATCTGCTGCACGTGGCGAGAGATCCAGACTAGCAGAGATCCAGACTAGCAAGAGATCCAGACTAGCAAGAGATCCAGACTAGCAAGAGATCCAGACTAGAGGTCAACTGAtacagcttgttgttttttttagggcaGACACAGATAGTGACACCACTCATTAGCTAGTAGCTGGCTAGCttacaaaccaaacactcaGAATTAAAGAtcgccacatgtaaacagtgtGATTTGGTCTGTTTTGACAGGTAGCACACAGATCAAAAACGCCTGTTTATCATTAGCTAGCATGTGGCTAATTGAAACCAATTCAGTTCCACGAGCAACCGCTCTCATACGGATGAAGACTCGACTGTTGTTAGCACCAAGCCCCCCAAGGAAGGCAGAACtggcccaaaaagacttttccAATAAGCTTCCACTGGGAAATAAGACACTGTTAACAACCTGCATGAAGTAAATCCTTTAACTATCGTAATCGGATCCATTGGGAAAGTCTAGCAGAGCTACAAGATGAAGTTATCTTAttccattcaagttagccaggcgctaaacaggaagttaggCAGCTCGTATGTTAACAATGACGTTTCTGTTGGCTGTTGGCAAAAGATGTTGTTCCTCTCATGATTGTATCGTATAAATAAATCTTTGTGGCTCCTCCTGGAAGGACTTTGGTATCACGTTTATAACACAGAGTCACAAAAACTGTGGCTGAATGTCagagttttgtttctttcatgaTTTAAATCAGAATTTAGCTGATTTCAGATCATCTCTATCGCGTTCTTGTCAGGCTGCTCGTGTTTAAAGTAGTACTTATATATTTGCTCAGGTTGTTTTCAGCATCAGTATTCTGCAGTTCACACTGCAGAAACTGAGTAACGACAGCAGGTTTAGTTCAGTTTCTGTTCGTCTTGATTGATATTCTATTCTCTCAGTACTCCA contains:
- the LOC119016340 gene encoding transcription factor 7-like, which codes for MEQMNIREEMSQSSGASCGKPQVFDWCPAQLQHLDVTSRGRHTPTAAASSVHPLLPLLLYSDTHFPLSSPYSQPIRAPAAGRDHAPSETHPCYHGNGVTSGRQQVKKPLNAFMLYMKETRHKVLQEGRERESAAINRILGRRWHALSHSEQSKYYELAQKERLLHMQLYPGWSARDNYGKRKRKRSQQHTGSSPSWTLSAA